In Sulfolobales archaeon, one DNA window encodes the following:
- the ribH gene encoding 6,7-dimethyl-8-ribityllumazine synthase gives MCREEVRLAIIVSEFNFDITRIMLEKAQDHAQFLGAKISHVLRSPGTFDIPLLVRKVIEREEVDAVVTLGAVIEGETEHDEVVAHQAARKILDLSVEFGKPVTLGIIGPGATRLQALERAEEYSRRAVEAAVKLVRRIRELECR, from the coding sequence ATGTGCAGAGAAGAAGTGAGACTGGCTATAATAGTCTCTGAATTTAATTTTGATATAACCAGGATAATGCTTGAGAAAGCTCAGGATCACGCTCAATTCCTAGGAGCTAAGATCTCTCACGTGCTCAGAAGTCCTGGAACATTTGATATACCTCTTCTGGTTAGAAAAGTGATAGAGAGAGAAGAAGTTGATGCGGTAGTAACACTAGGAGCCGTTATAGAAGGTGAGACAGAACACGATGAAGTTGTAGCACATCAAGCTGCTAGAAAGATACTAGATCTATCTGTTGAATTTGGCAAGCCTGTCACTCTAGGTATCATAGGTCCTGGAGCTACAAGACTTCAAGCACTAGAAAGAGCTGAAGAGTATTCTAGAAGAGCTGTTGAAGCCGCTGTAAAGCTTGTGAGAAGAATCAGAGAACTCGAGTGTAGATGA
- a CDS encoding recombinase family protein produces MVRREIRAVIYARVSSHKQKTDSNLERQVERLRSCCSAKGYRVVDVVTDVSRGLNERCEGFQKLLNMAVKLSMRWMWWWSSATGWLDSDSNTSPASSSRTALE; encoded by the coding sequence GTGGTGAGAAGAGAGATTAGAGCCGTTATATATGCTAGAGTTTCATCGCATAAACAGAAAACAGATAGCAACTTAGAACGACAAGTTGAAAGACTGAGAAGCTGCTGCTCAGCTAAGGGGTATAGAGTTGTTGATGTGGTAACAGATGTCTCGAGAGGTCTGAATGAGAGGTGTGAAGGCTTTCAGAAGCTTCTCAACATGGCAGTTAAGTTAAGCATGAGATGGATGTGGTGGTGGAGTTCCGCGACAGGCTGGCTAGATTCGGATTCGAATACCTCACCCGCTTCTTCGAGTCGCACGGCGTTAGAGTAG
- a CDS encoding helix-turn-helix domain-containing protein, whose protein sequence is MPEKLYRTGEAAELLNISVSTVKNWMKQGKLCTLRIGKLWMVP, encoded by the coding sequence GTGCCCGAGAAGCTCTATAGAACTGGTGAGGCTGCTGAGCTGCTGAATATTAGTGTTTCTACTGTTAAAAACTGGATGAAGCAGGGAAAGCTCTGCACTCTCAGGATCGGGAAGCTGTGGATGGTTCCTTAG
- a CDS encoding ABC transporter ATP-binding protein — protein sequence MSEKTVIELRNVSKYYQMGSVLVRALDNVNLKILQKDLIAIMGPSGSGKTTLLNIMGLLDRPTSGKVYFKGFDVTRLSDSEIALLRNRGIGFVFQSFNLVNRLTVYENIELPLIPRRILKSERYKMVVEALRMSSGDISWLYKKPLQLSGGQQQRVAIARAIVGRPDVILADEPTGNLDRVSAREVMRTFLELNKLGHTIVIVTHDPEVGNCAEIIYEIRDGKITSSKKGDKSMCIAYKNL from the coding sequence ATGAGCGAGAAAACAGTAATAGAGCTACGCAATGTATCTAAATACTATCAGATGGGATCTGTTCTTGTAAGAGCACTTGATAATGTGAATCTAAAGATTCTTCAGAAAGATCTGATAGCTATTATGGGGCCCTCGGGATCTGGTAAGACAACACTGTTAAATATAATGGGGCTTCTAGACAGACCTACCTCTGGTAAGGTTTATTTTAAAGGTTTCGATGTCACCAGGTTAAGCGATTCCGAGATAGCTCTTCTGAGAAATAGAGGCATAGGATTTGTATTTCAATCATTCAACCTGGTTAACAGACTTACAGTATATGAGAATATAGAGCTACCTCTGATACCTAGAAGAATTCTCAAGAGTGAGAGGTATAAGATGGTTGTAGAAGCTCTTAGAATGTCCTCAGGAGATATCTCATGGCTCTATAAGAAACCCCTACAACTTTCAGGAGGTCAGCAACAGAGGGTTGCCATTGCAAGAGCTATTGTAGGAAGACCTGATGTAATACTAGCCGATGAGCCTACAGGAAATCTTGATAGAGTTTCTGCGAGAGAGGTTATGAGGACTTTTTTAGAGCTTAATAAACTAGGTCATACCATAGTGATCGTAACGCACGACCCCGAGGTAGGAAATTGTGCCGAGATCATCTATGAGATCAGAGATGGGAAGATTACTAGCAGTAAGAAAGGTGATAAGAGCATGTGTATAGCGTATAAAAACCTATAG
- the dcd gene encoding dCTP deaminase has protein sequence MILSDFDLKAYLSSGRLRVEPLEPLIIRENGLDLRLGRSYCELKETEEVLDPYTEWDPLKFYECRESDDYILKPGRKYLLHTLEYIALPPELVGIVELRSTLARLGLLIPPTVVDGGFEGQLTIEVHSSSFPVRLRSGSRFLHLILMKTTTPIEKPYKGRYQGQRDVMLPKRPLEYP, from the coding sequence ATGATCCTGTCAGACTTCGATTTGAAAGCCTATCTGAGTTCTGGAAGACTTAGAGTAGAACCTCTCGAACCTCTTATAATAAGAGAGAATGGACTTGATCTGAGACTTGGGAGAAGTTACTGTGAGTTAAAAGAGACTGAAGAGGTTTTAGATCCCTATACCGAGTGGGATCCTCTTAAGTTTTATGAGTGTAGAGAGAGTGATGATTACATCTTGAAACCTGGGAGAAAGTATCTTCTTCACACTCTAGAATACATAGCACTTCCTCCAGAACTTGTAGGAATAGTAGAACTCAGATCAACACTAGCTAGACTAGGACTTCTAATACCTCCCACGGTAGTGGATGGCGGTTTCGAAGGACAGCTCACTATAGAGGTTCACTCATCTTCTTTCCCTGTAAGACTGAGATCAGGATCGAGATTTCTCCATCTCATACTCATGAAAACAACAACACCCATTGAAAAGCCTTATAAAGGAAGGTATCAAGGGCAGAGAGATGTGATGCTTCCAAAGAGACCTCTAGAATATCCTTGA
- a CDS encoding sulfite exporter TauE/SafE family protein — translation MELINIITLLIISFFAGVIGSLTGLGGASIITPILVGLGMPLKYSIANAMISVIATSSGSSAAYVRDRLTNPRAAMYLEVFTVLGGLIGAYITLITPAVYLYFFFALFLLTMLLFSQRVSLNESSQDSDDEDLDRFSRWLNIGGELYEPSKRSFIRYRMRRALVGGPMMMIAGVAAGSLGIGAGAFKTAIQETILGLPSRVASATSNFIVGMTGLAAVSVYIASGYVNPFIGGPLTLGTALGSILGSRMLPHISTKILRILSIAVVLYLITQMFYKGVTSLWI, via the coding sequence ATGGAGCTTATAAACATTATAACTCTTCTGATCATATCTTTTTTCGCAGGAGTAATAGGAAGTCTCACAGGCTTGGGAGGAGCATCTATCATAACACCAATCCTAGTAGGTCTGGGAATGCCTCTCAAGTACTCTATAGCGAATGCTATGATATCTGTTATAGCAACATCATCAGGTTCCTCCGCGGCATATGTTAGAGATAGACTTACCAATCCTAGGGCGGCGATGTATCTTGAGGTATTCACAGTATTAGGAGGGCTGATAGGCGCGTATATAACGCTAATCACTCCAGCTGTATATCTCTATTTCTTCTTCGCATTATTTCTTCTAACAATGCTTCTATTCTCTCAAAGAGTTTCATTGAATGAGAGTAGCCAGGATTCTGATGATGAGGATCTAGACAGGTTTTCAAGATGGCTTAACATAGGAGGAGAATTATACGAACCTTCTAAACGTAGCTTCATAAGATATAGAATGAGGAGAGCTCTTGTAGGAGGTCCTATGATGATGATCGCAGGAGTAGCAGCAGGATCCTTAGGCATCGGAGCTGGAGCTTTTAAAACAGCGATTCAAGAAACCATTCTAGGACTGCCTTCAAGAGTTGCAAGTGCTACGTCTAATTTTATAGTAGGAATGACAGGACTTGCAGCTGTATCTGTCTATATAGCTTCAGGTTATGTGAATCCATTTATAGGAGGACCTCTTACTCTGGGTACTGCTCTGGGAAGTATTCTGGGCTCTAGAATGCTTCCTCATATTAGTACGAAAATTCTGAGAATTCTCTCGATAGCCGTGGTTTTGTACCTGATTACTCAGATGTTCTATAAGGGTGTCACATCTCTATGGATCTAG
- a CDS encoding DUF1634 domain-containing protein, translated as MDLEVMLGYILIIGVIIGLIFLTLGLALYCYSHGFSIDFSQSIKYRDLIGWILALPSLPLLQKIISIGLIAIIITPYIRVLASLAWFTYFRDLKFIAFTSFVAVMLTLSILGILRTL; from the coding sequence ATGGATCTAGAGGTAATGCTCGGATACATACTGATCATAGGCGTTATAATAGGGCTTATATTTCTAACACTAGGTCTAGCTCTATACTGCTACTCTCATGGTTTCTCAATAGATTTCTCTCAAAGCATAAAATATAGAGATCTTATCGGATGGATCCTGGCCTTACCCTCGCTACCTCTGCTCCAAAAGATCATATCCATAGGTCTTATAGCAATTATTATCACTCCATATATCAGAGTTCTAGCTTCTCTCGCATGGTTTACATATTTCAGAGATCTGAAGTTCATAGCATTCACTTCATTTGTTGCAGTGATGCTCACTCTATCAATATTAGGAATCTTAAGAACCCTATAG